From the Neobacillus sp. PS3-34 genome, the window AGTATCGCAATCCTGTTCCCTTTATTTCAATGAACGTTTCTGTACTGCCATCAGGAAGGGTTTCTTCAATAGTTAAATGAAATGGCCGACGAAGAAATTCAGTTATCTTATCATATACGACCAGCCGTGTAAGCCGAAAGCTGGCAAAAATTAGCAGAACAAAATCCAGCCAACTATCCATCCTATTTCCTCCTTAAGGTTTTTTATACCACTCATATAAAAACATCACTCTATCCTATTCAAATGTGAATTTCTTGAATAGGCCACTTCTCTATTAAATCGTAGGTCCTTTATTTTATAGACCTTTTAAATTCCGATAAAAAAAACCCGCCTCATTATGAGACGGGTTTGATCATTATAGAATATGGAATCCAGAATCAACGTGGATGTTTTCGCCAGTGATTCCGCGAGATAGGTCGCTGAATAAGAATAATGCTGTATCGCCGACTTCTTCCGGTGTAGTTGGCCTTTTAAGAGGAGCTCTTTCTTCAATTTCTTTTAAAATTGAATTAAAATCGCTTACCCCTTTTGCTGATAAAGTACGGATTGGACCTGCAGAAATGGAGTTAACGCGGATTCCATTTTTTCCAAGGTCAGCTGCAAGGTAACGGACGCTTGCATCAAGGGATGCTTTCGCCACACCCATAACATTGTAATTTGGAATGGCACGCTCACCGCCAAGGTAAGTCAATGTGACAATGCTGCCGCCCTCTGCCATTAATTCCTTTGCTTCCTTTGCTACTGCTGTCAAAGAATAAGAGCTGATATTATGTGCAAGAAGGAAGCCTTCACGCGTGGTATTCATATAATCGCCATTTAGCTCTTCTTTGTTAGCGAACGCGATACAATGAGCCACTCCATGGATTGTTCCAACTTCAGCTTTAATATCTGAAAAGCATTTCGCAACATCTTCATCTTTTGTCACATCGCATGGCAATACAATCGTTCCTTCTGCTTCCAGTGAACCAGCAAGCTCCCGGACGCTGCTTTCAAGCCTTTCACCAGCGTATGTGAAAATCAGTCTTGCGCCAGCATTGTGAAGTGATCTTGCAATTCCCCATGCGATACTGCGTTTATTGGCAACTCCCATGACAACATAAGTTTTTCCTGCTAAAGAAAGAGTCATTATTAAATCCCCCTGTTATTACAAGTTATTAGTAGTTGGTACTAATTTTACACTAACATCTTAAAAATGAAAAGCCTGGTTCAACTTCTCTGCCTATTTAACAGTTCTCGCAAAATTCCAATTTCCTTTTTAATTCATTAATATATTCCTTCGAACCGCTCACAATCAGGTGGTCTTCCAATTGCAGCTCCGTATCACCATGGGGAATGATGGAATCCTTTCCCCTAAAAATCCTTACGAAAATAATATCCCCGGTAAATGGAAATCTCCTTAATGACATTCCATCGAACTGTTTATTCTGCATTGAAATCTCGTATAATGCTGTTTCCTGATTGGTTAATAAATTTAGAATGCTTGGCGATTCAATTAAAGAGCGAAGCAATACTTTAGTGGACATGTAACGTGAGAATGTCTCGACTCCCTTTTCGCGCATATCTTCTTCCAATCGAGGTGTTTCTATGCGAGCAATGACCCTCTCCACACCCTGATCTTTCATTTTTGCCGCCATTTCAGCATTTAATTCTTCATTACCTGTAGATATCACGGCAATATCACTTTGAAGAATATTTGTTTTTTCAAGGGTTTCTTTTGAGTAATCATTTATCTCGACAATGTCAAAAGCGGATTCTGATATTTGCTGATCAGATTTATCCATTTTCGTGTGATAAAGCACGGGTTCATATATGGATGATTTTAATTCCAAAGAAACAGGCAGTGTGACTTGATTGGCCCGATAAAAGAAACTTTGATTTTCTTTTGTGCTGCAGCTTCTTTTGGAAAAAGCTTTTTAAAGACAATCGGTGTGATAATAGAAGTAATGACAGCGACAAGTATAAGAGTTCCGCTCATCTGCGGAGTGATTACCTTCATCCGCTCTCCGATTGTAGCGGCTGCAATAACAAGCGACAGAGTTGAAGTTAATAAAAAACCTGAAGAAATAACCGTTTTCGTATCATACCATCTTTTTAAAAGAAAGACGGGCACAAGCTTCGATAAGAGGAGCCCTAATAACAGCAGCGGTATGAGTAAAAGCAATTTTTTATCTCCAAATAGCGACAAAACATTCAGGTTGACACCTACCATTACAAAAAAGATTGGAATTAAAAATCCATATCCAAAGGAATCAAGCTTGTGGACAAGCTCCTGGTTAGGTGAAAGCAATGATACAAGAACCCCTGCAAGAAATGCACCCAGAATATTTTCCGCTCCGACCGTTTCCGAAAGGCCTACAAGGACAATAATCAAGGTAAAGACCGCCCGGGTGCCGATTTGTATGGTACCTGTTGACATCGATTCAATGAAAGAGCGGTTTTTGAAACGTTTTCCTATAAAATAAAGGCCGATACCAGCAGCAAACAATACAAGCAAAAGCCATGTATTTCCGTGGCCTTTTTCGTTAAGCGACACAAATACAGCCAACAGAATCATCGTGGCCAGGTCTGCAATCACGGCGACAAGCAGTATGATTTGCCCGATTGCTGTTTTCATCAAATGTGCTTCTTTTAAGGTTGGAACGACTACTCCCAATGAAATTGTCGAGATAATTAAGGTCATTAAAAATGCATTATGAATGAAACCTGCCATCACAAATAAATAAGAAAGCCCAAGTGAAAAGATAAAAATACCTGCAAAAATAAAGCTCGCTGTGGCAAAGGTATTTGGCTCCGTTTTTCCATTCGGAAGTTTTTCCGCCTTTTTGTTCCCGGTAAAAGCGGTAAAGTCTATTTCCAGACCGCTTAAAAACATTAAAAAAATGAACCCAAGAGTTGAGAGGGTATTGAGCCACACATCCTTATGGACGATGTCAAAGCCGCTTTTTCCAATAATAAGTCCCATAATGATTTCAGCAACAACCACTGGGATCATATTTAGCTTTAATCTATGAAGCAGTATCGGCGTCAGAAATGCAAAAATAACGACAATCACCAGCGAAGCAACCGAAGAATGTTCCACAGCTCATTCCCCCTTTAGGATTAATATTTCTCTTTCACATTAAATGTTTGCAATTATAAGGATTATATTTTTTGGTTTTGATTTCATTTCATTTTTGGTTTAAATTTTATTATAAATAAGTGTGAAGCGAAAAACTAATGATAAGGATATGGAGGAAGGAGGGCCTCAAATGAAAATCGACATAATCGGCGATATCCATGGCTGCCTTATGGAGTTTGAAGAATTGACCGTTAAACTTGGATATACCTGGAAAAATGGCCTTCCCGTCCACCCGGAGGGACGCAGGCTGGGGTTTGTCGGCGATTTGACTGACCGCGGTCCAGAGTCGTTAAAGGTTGCCGACATTGTATGGAGACTCGTTGTTCATGAAAAGGCAGCCCATTACGTACCTGGAAACCACTGCAATAAGTTGTACCGTTTTTTTCTGGGAAACAAGGTGCAAATCTCCCATGGTCTGGAAACGACAGTGGCTGAGTATGAGAAACTTGATAAGAAGGAGCAAGGAGAAATACGCCGTAAATTTATCGAGTTATATGAAGCCTCACCTCTTTATCTGGTATTGGATGAGAAAAGATTGGTCATTGCACACGCCGGAATACGAGAAGATTTTATCGGTCAGTCCCACTCGAGGGTGAAGACATTTGTGCTGTACGGTGACATAACCGGAGAAAAGCATCCTGACGGCTCGCCTGTAAGGCGTGACTGGGCAAAATCATATCGTGGTAATGCATGCATTGTTTATGGACATACACCGGTTGCAGAACCGAGGGTTACGAACAATACCTATAATATCGACACTGGCTGCGTCTTCGGGGGAAGCTTACCTCATTAAGGTACCCGGAAATGGAGCTTGTCTCTGTCTCATCATCCATGCCATTAGTAGAAGAGAAATTTAGAAAGATCGACGATTAATTAGTTTGATTGACGGAATAGCAGCCTACATCGTTTTCAAAGATTCGAATTGCCCGTACGGCTATATTGGACATTTTGCTGCTCTACTTAGGTGGCTTTGTCCAATAGACGGCTTTTATTGGACATTTTCCCGCTCCATCTAGATGGTTTTGTCCAATAGGCAGCTTTTATTGGACATTTTCCCACTCTACTTAGGTGGCTTTGTCCAATAGACGGCTTTTATTGGACATTTCCCCGTTCCCTCTAGATGGTTTTGTCCAATAGACAGCTTTTATTGGACATTTTGCTGCTCTACGTAGGTGGCTTTGTCCAATAGACGGCTTTTATTGGACATTTCCCCGCTCCCTCTAGATGGTTTTGTCCAATAGACAGCTTTTATTGGACATTTTGCTGCTCTACGTAGGTGGCTTTGTCCAATAGACGGCTTTTATTGGACATTTCCCCGCTCCCTCTAGGTGGCTTTGTCCAATAGACAGCTTTTATTGGACATTTTCCCACTCTACTTAGGTGGCTTTGTCCAATAGACGGCTTTTATTGGACATTTTCCCACTACACACGAAGGGTTCTGTCCTCATTAGGTCTTATTGAAAACAGTTTTCCACTTACCCAGGGAGCTTTTGTCTAATGAAATAGAAAATGACGTATGGCAATCCATACGTCATTTTCTTTTTCATTTGAATATTGAGCATCTCTTGAAACGGGACACTATTCCCATTGTTGAGGGCAGCTTTATTTTGCTGTAGACATGATTAAATCCATATCTTCCGGTAGAGGAGCCCTGAAAGACATTTCCTCATGCAGGAGTGGGTGTATAAATTTAATTTCCTTGCAGTGCAGTGCCTGACGGTTAATCAAATCCACATGGCCGCCGTAGAGGTCGTCTCCCAGCAGAGGATGCCCCATAAAAGACATATGGACACGAATTTGATGAGTTCTGCCCGTTTCAAGCCGGAGTTCAAGATGTGTAAACCGATCAGATCGTTGTATCACGGTATAATGGGTACAGGCATATTGCCCGTCTTCCCTAACTTCCCTTTCAATGATGCTGTCCGATTTTCTGCCAATCGGCTGAATGACGGTTCCGTCATCTTCCTTAAAAACCCCTTCAGCGAGCGCTTCATATGTTCTTTTCACCATACCGCTTTTCTGCTGTTTGCTAAGCAAATGATGGACGTGCCGATGCTTGGCCACCAGGACAATTCCTGACGTATCGCGGTCGAGACGGGTCACAATATGCGCTGTTGCCTTGATTCCCTGGCTTCCATAATAGCCAATTAGTGCGTTAGCCAGGCTTCCTGTTGGATGTTCTCTGGAAGGAATCGTATTCATAGCTGAGGGTTTATTGACGACAAGCAGGTATTCATCCTCGAACAAAATGTTCAAAGGAATATTTTCACCCTTCAATCCCTCTCCAGCTTCTTCGAGCGGAAAAATGACGGTCAGCTCATCCTCGGCTTGAAGAGGATAACGAACGTTAACATCTTCACTGTTTACAAGAATGCTTCCGCCTCTGAACTTGATATCTGTTAGTGCAGTTTTAGAGATTTCCTGTTCTTTTAAAAAATCCCTGATGATTTTTCCAGTATTCTCTTTTGAAATCTTCCATTCAATCCTGAAGCCTGGCCTCATAGTTCAACCTCAATTTCCACTCATTAATCTGTATCTGAAATAAACGAATCATGCACCCGTTTCCAAAATGGAAATGGCCTGAAACGGGCGAATCTGATTTTTTCTTCCGGAACCCTGAATTGAATCGACTTTACTTCTTTATGAAGAAGGGTCAGGTGATCCACAGTTACCTGGAAATCTGTGCGGTTTACCGGCTTCAGCATGCAGGTATGGTGAGCTGGTAAAATTAGCGGCGAGCCGACTGTCCGGAAAACACGGTTATTAATTGACGCCATTTCCGCCACCTGGAGGGCCGCGATGGATGGATGTATAATAGCTCCGCCAAGGGCTTATTGTAGGCAGTACTACCGGACGGAGTCGACACACAAGCGGCCATCGCCCCGGAAGCGTTCAAAATGCTGACCACGAATCTCCAAATCCATTACAAGTGTTCCGTCAATGCTTTTGACAGTCGATTCGTTCAAAGCGAGATATCTGGATTCCTTTCCGCCATGCTGATAGCGAATAATCACTTCCAGAAGTGGATATTCAATCACTTGATATGGAGTCTTGGCAATCGCGATGACCAGCTTTTCGATTTCCTCGGGAACCCAATCGGCATAGAAACCAAGATGGCCTGTATGAATTCCGACAAATGCCGTTTTATCCAGCCGGCTGCTGTAGCGGTGAAATGCGTATAAAAGGGTGCCGTCCCCTCCTATTGAAACGACAATGTCCGGCTGGTCCTCATCGTAAACAAGATCAAAATCAAGCAAGTAGGTTCTCATTTTATGCATCAATGTATTCGATTTTTGATCGCCCTTTGAGGTGATGGCAAATTTCATACTTTCTAGCTCCTTGTTTTTAAGATTTAATCAATAAATTTTCTAACCTTTGCCTTCCTGCTTCTGTTCCTTTTTGCTCGTAAAAAAGGCTTGTGCATCCTGGATCTCCCCACGGATCAGAGACATTTCCTCATCCAGCCTGAATGCGGCTTCTGCTGCACGCTGCAGCCTCATTTGAATATCTTTAGGAAATGCGCCTTTATATTTATAATTTAGCGAGTGCTCAATCGTTGCCCAAAAATTCATTGCGAGGGTACGAATTTGTATTTCAGCGAGGATTTTCTTTTCGCCATTGATTGTCTGGACAGGATATCGGATAACGACATGGTAAGAACGGTAACCGCTCATCTTTTTATGGGAGATATAATCTCTTTCTTCTATGACTTCCAAATCGTTGCGGGTCCTTAAGAGCGCAACAACGGTATGGATATCATCCACAAATTGGCACATCATCCTTAGGCCGGCTATATCCTGCATTTCCGACTCCAATTTGTCGAGAGGAATGCCTTTTTGGTTTGCTTTATCGAGGATACTGGCAATTGGCTTGACTCTGCCTGTTACAAATTCGATCGGTGAATGGGAAGAATCCATTTCAAATTGGCTTCGCATTCCTTTAAGTTTAATCTTTAACTCTTCAACCGCCTGTTTATAAGGGGCTAAAAATTGATCCCAATGTTTCATCTCTACCACCCGGCCTTAATTCACAAAATCGTATCGGATGAGGTCTTAAAAAGTGCTTTCTACCTTCGTGACCATTTCATCACCGTAATTACTATTACCCTTAATATTGCTGATTAAATACTCAAGCTCTTCATAAAAATTAATAAGTTCAATCTTATTTTCTTCATTGGTTAAATACACAGGAAGTTTTTCTTCAAGGCCAGTTTTTAAAGCGGGCCATACCGGTTCAGGTAAAACCATATATGTATAATCTGTGTTACTCTCCAATAAGTAAATAAATGCAACCCCGTCAGAGTCAACCAGCATCTGTCCCGCTGGAGCCAGGCCATTGATTGCTTCATCGGCCACCAGCTGTAATTGACGGTCTTTAATCTCTGTCATTTGAATGTTTAGTTTCTTTTTCATCTCTTCTACCTCCATATACACTTCCCTATTTTAGCATAATCAGACCAAATCTCCCAGAGATTGCAGTCAATGACCAACAGAGGGATAATATAAGAACATTAGTCGGAAGAAAGGAAGAATGACCTTGTCACAAAACATTGAAATCGAATTTAAGAATATGCTGTCAAACCAAGAGTATCTACAGCTAAAGGAATATTTTGGCCTTAAGGAGGATCTATTTTTCACACAGGAAAACCACTACTTCGATACCGAGGAATTTTCGTTAAAGGATAGAAGCTCCGCCCTGAGGATCCGCCAGAAAGACAATCATTTCGAGATGACTCTTAAACAGCCGCTGATAGAAGGGCTTCTTGAAACAAACCAGCTGTTAACCAGTGAAGAAGCTGAGGCCGCCTTCACTTCGGGCAGACTTCCTGCAGGAAAAATCAAGATGATTATTGAAGAATTAGGAATCCCTTTTGGAAAACTCCAATATTTTGGATCCCTTACTACTAAAAGAGCAGAATTTACATATGAAAATGGGCTTTTAGTTTTAGATTATAGTACCTATTTAAATACTGAGGATTATGAGTTAGAATACGAAGTAGACAACTTTGAGACCGGCAGGGAAGCATTTACTGGCCTTTTGGATCAGTTTTCGATTCCCGAACGTAAAACAGACAATAAAATTCGCCGTTTTTATCAACAGAAATACAATACACGCAAATAAGAATCGGCACTGATGCTTATGAAATAGATTGGCCAGATAAGGAGCGATCTTATCAATGAATGTAGATAAATTAAAAGCCATGCTTGAATTGAGAGCATTTCAGAACTTCAACACCTCTGCTCCATCAACTAACAATTCAAACATGTTTCAGGATATTCTTAATGAAATATTAACGGATGAAGAGGTCTCAGCCCTTTCTATGCCCGTTTCCATGCCTATGCCCGTCAACGGCAAAACAGTAAGCAGCTTCAGCCTTCCATCATCTTCATCCACGCCGCCTCTTTCATTATTAAAAAATGAGGCTGCAAAGGATGGGAAAATTGATGATATTATTGAAAGAGCATCGCAGCTTTATCAAATTCCGGCAAAATTGATTCGATCTGTTGTACAGCATGAGTCAAATTTTAATCCCAATGCGGTCAGCCGCTCAGGAGCGACCGGTTTAATGCAGCTGATGCCCGCCACTGCGCGTTCAATGGGTGCAGAAAATGTTTTCGACCCCGAACAGAATATTCTCGCGGGGAGTAAATATTTGCGCGAGCTGATGGATAAATATGATGGAAATATTGGCCTTACACTCGCTGCATATAATGCCGGGCCAGGAAATGTAGACAAATTCGGAGGAATCCCTCCCTTTAAAGAAACCATGAATTATGTAAAAAAAGTAACCAGCACATTTAATGCATAAAATATAAGAAGCCGCCCATTTTACTAAAGGGCGGCTCTTTTTTTGAATAAAATACACCTTTTTATAACATTTTCTTTTTTTGCAGGACTATTTATTTGAGATATAAAAAGGGCATTGCTAAAATAAGACATACAAAACTCATTAAAGGAGTTGTCAACATGATCGAGAAAATGCCTACTCCATTTGAGGCTATCGGTGAAGCAACGCTTCATAAGCTGATTGATACATTTTATGGACTGGTTGCACAGCATCCAGATCTTTCACCAATTTTTGGCGATGATTTTTCTGAAATTGCCCGAAAACAAAAACAATTTTTAACACAATATTTAGGCGGTCCTGCTTTATATACAGAAGAACATGGACATCCCATGATGCGTGCCCGCCATTTGCCTTTTCCAATTACACCAGTTCGTGCGCAGGCATGGCTGAGCTGCATGAACCAGGCAATGGATACAGTTGGCCTCCAAGGTCCACTTAGGGATGAATTTTATGCAAGGCTTTTGCTAACTGCCCAGCATATGATAAACACTCCGGATGAAGATAGCATTCCGGGTGAAAACCAGTGATGGAACAGGAAAAGCTCACAAACACGACATCACAGCATCATTGCCACGGCAATGAAAAAAAACCGATCGAAATTTATATTTTTGTCGATCCTCTCTGTCCTGAATGCTGGGCGCTTGAACCTATATTAAAAAAGCTGCAAATCGAATATGGCCGGTATTTT encodes:
- the fabI gene encoding enoyl-ACP reductase FabI, whose amino-acid sequence is MTLSLAGKTYVVMGVANKRSIAWGIARSLHNAGARLIFTYAGERLESSVRELAGSLEAEGTIVLPCDVTKDEDVAKCFSDIKAEVGTIHGVAHCIAFANKEELNGDYMNTTREGFLLAHNISSYSLTAVAKEAKELMAEGGSIVTLTYLGGERAIPNYNVMGVAKASLDASVRYLAADLGKNGIRVNSISAGPIRTLSAKGVSDFNSILKEIEERAPLKRPTTPEEVGDTALFLFSDLSRGITGENIHVDSGFHIL
- a CDS encoding GTP pyrophosphokinase family protein yields the protein MKHWDQFLAPYKQAVEELKIKLKGMRSQFEMDSSHSPIEFVTGRVKPIASILDKANQKGIPLDKLESEMQDIAGLRMMCQFVDDIHTVVALLRTRNDLEVIEERDYISHKKMSGYRSYHVVIRYPVQTINGEKKILAEIQIRTLAMNFWATIEHSLNYKYKGAFPKDIQMRLQRAAEAAFRLDEEMSLIRGEIQDAQAFFTSKKEQKQEGKG
- a CDS encoding lytic transglycosylase domain-containing protein — encoded protein: MNVDKLKAMLELRAFQNFNTSAPSTNNSNMFQDILNEILTDEEVSALSMPVSMPMPVNGKTVSSFSLPSSSSTPPLSLLKNEAAKDGKIDDIIERASQLYQIPAKLIRSVVQHESNFNPNAVSRSGATGLMQLMPATARSMGAENVFDPEQNILAGSKYLRELMDKYDGNIGLTLAAYNAGPGNVDKFGGIPPFKETMNYVKKVTSTFNA
- a CDS encoding DUF1360 domain-containing protein; this encodes MDSWLDFVLLIFASFRLTRLVVYDKITEFLRRPFHLTIEETLPDGSTETFIEIKGTGLRYWIGELLSCHWCTGFWCTVVLYSSYKLIPFYSIPVITILAIAGCASIIQYHFSKD
- a CDS encoding CYTH domain-containing protein — translated: MTLSQNIEIEFKNMLSNQEYLQLKEYFGLKEDLFFTQENHYFDTEEFSLKDRSSALRIRQKDNHFEMTLKQPLIEGLLETNQLLTSEEAEAAFTSGRLPAGKIKMIIEELGIPFGKLQYFGSLTTKRAEFTYENGLLVLDYSTYLNTEDYELEYEVDNFETGREAFTGLLDQFSIPERKTDNKIRRFYQQKYNTRK
- a CDS encoding RluA family pseudouridine synthase, translated to MRPGFRIEWKISKENTGKIIRDFLKEQEISKTALTDIKFRGGSILVNSEDVNVRYPLQAEDELTVIFPLEEAGEGLKGENIPLNILFEDEYLLVVNKPSAMNTIPSREHPTGSLANALIGYYGSQGIKATAHIVTRLDRDTSGIVLVAKHRHVHHLLSKQQKSGMVKRTYEALAEGVFKEDDGTVIQPIGRKSDSIIEREVREDGQYACTHYTVIQRSDRFTHLELRLETGRTHQIRVHMSFMGHPLLGDDLYGGHVDLINRQALHCKEIKFIHPLLHEEMSFRAPLPEDMDLIMSTAK
- a CDS encoding globin translates to MIEKMPTPFEAIGEATLHKLIDTFYGLVAQHPDLSPIFGDDFSEIARKQKQFLTQYLGGPALYTEEHGHPMMRARHLPFPITPVRAQAWLSCMNQAMDTVGLQGPLRDEFYARLLLTAQHMINTPDEDSIPGENQ